In a single window of the Cydia pomonella isolate Wapato2018A chromosome 2, ilCydPomo1, whole genome shotgun sequence genome:
- the LOC133533382 gene encoding uncharacterized protein LOC133533382, translating to MYTSMCFMSIVAILMIDVRTGALLQKDTGPRQCYQCLHNQSACQPDRRLQAPCPAHGLHCATVAKAPDFTSTLTCAASAAHPCTLTQSQQTLQLTCTCAGHRCNSPFTAQLRNKLLNFTLTMSNVNKTSLDLTDMFLKYFGNVSLNKLYEAITLKSTQEKRNNTQLPVYTSSTLKPNLVGSLNDINPPRAEALKHEATEPSDDEEDENEGSGSYEESRLRRPASAPAAPSSYLPANENKAPPLFINFILITTIFLVML from the exons ATACGGGGCCACGGCAATGTTACCAGTGCCTGCACAATCAGAGCGCCTGCCAGCCGGACCGGCGGCTGCAAGCGCCCTGTCCCGCACACGGACTTCATTGCGCCACCGTCGCAAAGGCACCAG ATTTTACGTCTACATTGACCTGCGCCGCAAGTGCCGCTCATCCGTGCACGCTGACTCAGTCTCAGCAGACCCTCCAACTAACTTGCACGTGTGCCGGCCACCGCTGCAACTCTCCCTTTACTGCTCAACTAAGGAACAAGCTCCTTAATTTTACCTTAACGATGAGCAACGTCAATAAGACAAGCCTCGATCTTACagatatgtttttaaaatattttggcaaCGTTTCCTTGAACAAACTGTATGAAGcaattacattaaaatcaacTCAAGAAAAGCGAAACAATACACAGTTACCTGTTTATACATCATCTACATTAAAACCAAACTTGGTTGGTAGTTTGAATGATATAAACCCTCCGAGAGCGGAAGCTTTGAAACATGAGGCTACTGAACCCTCTGACGATGAAGAAGATGAAAACGAGGGCAGCGGGTCTTACGAAGAGAGTCGGCTGAGGCGCCCGGCCTCCGCTCCCGCTGCGCCAAGCTCCTACCTGCCCGCTAACGAAAACAAGGCTCCtcctttatttataaattttattttaatcacgACAATTTTCTTAGTTATGCTGTAG